From Burkholderia pseudomultivorans, the proteins below share one genomic window:
- a CDS encoding antibiotic biosynthesis monooxygenase family protein, translating to MYIAAFIYKPGEVDEEFHRLSAIIDGVAASLPGFVGAESWRSADGRLVNASYYWRDEASLKAFATAPQHLDAKRQFRKWYGGYHVVVSKVERAYGDGSFAHFVPDSRRSGGR from the coding sequence ATGTACATCGCAGCGTTCATCTACAAGCCCGGCGAAGTCGACGAGGAGTTCCATCGCCTCAGCGCCATCATCGACGGCGTGGCGGCGAGTCTGCCGGGCTTTGTCGGCGCGGAATCCTGGCGGTCGGCCGACGGGCGGCTCGTGAATGCCAGCTACTACTGGCGCGACGAAGCATCGCTGAAGGCATTTGCGACCGCGCCGCAGCATCTCGACGCGAAGCGACAATTCCGTAAGTGGTACGGCGGATATCACGTCGTCGTATCGAAGGTCGAGCGAGCGTATGGAGACGGATCGTTCGCGCACTTCGTGCCCGACTCGCGGCGGTCGGGAGGGCGTTGA
- the kdgD gene encoding 5-dehydro-4-deoxyglucarate dehydratase: MTSPQELKQIISHGLLSFPLTDFDADGNFRPTTYAERLEWLAPYGASALFAAGGTGEFFSLTQREYSDVIRVATETCKGKVPILAGAGGATRVAIEYAQEAERLGASGVLLMPHYLTEASQEGIAEHVEQVCRALKIGVVVYNRANSKLNADMLERLADRCPNLIGFKDGVGDIESMVTIRRRLGDRFAYLGGLPTAEVYAAAYKALGVPVYSSAVFNFIPKTAMAFYEAIAKDDHATVGRLIDEFFLPYLNIRNRRAGYAVSIVKAGAKLVGHDAGPVRAPLVDLTEEEVAQLDVLIRKMGPQ; this comes from the coding sequence ATGACTTCTCCGCAAGAACTCAAACAGATCATTTCCCACGGCCTGCTGTCGTTTCCGCTGACGGATTTCGACGCCGACGGCAACTTCCGCCCGACCACCTATGCCGAGCGCCTCGAATGGCTCGCGCCGTACGGCGCAAGCGCGCTGTTCGCCGCGGGCGGCACCGGTGAATTCTTCTCGCTCACGCAGCGCGAGTATTCGGACGTGATCCGCGTCGCGACCGAAACCTGCAAGGGCAAGGTGCCGATCCTCGCCGGCGCGGGCGGCGCAACGCGCGTCGCAATCGAATACGCGCAGGAAGCCGAGCGCCTCGGCGCGAGCGGCGTGCTGCTGATGCCGCACTACCTGACCGAGGCGAGCCAGGAAGGGATTGCCGAGCACGTCGAGCAGGTGTGCCGCGCGCTGAAGATCGGCGTGGTGGTCTACAACCGCGCGAACTCGAAGCTGAACGCCGACATGCTCGAACGCCTCGCCGACCGTTGCCCGAACCTAATCGGCTTCAAGGACGGCGTCGGCGACATCGAGAGCATGGTCACGATCCGCCGCCGCCTCGGCGACCGCTTCGCGTACCTCGGCGGGCTGCCGACCGCCGAAGTCTACGCGGCCGCCTACAAGGCGCTCGGCGTGCCGGTCTATTCGTCGGCCGTGTTCAACTTCATCCCGAAGACGGCGATGGCGTTCTACGAAGCGATCGCGAAGGACGACCACGCCACGGTCGGCCGCCTGATCGACGAATTCTTCCTGCCGTACCTGAACATCCGCAACCGCCGCGCGGGCTATGCGGTCAGCATCGTGAAGGCCGGCGCGAAGCTGGTCGGCCACGACGCGGGCCCGGTGCGCGCGCCGCTCGTCGATCTGACCGAAGAAGAAGTCGCGCAGCTCGATGTGCTGATCAGGAAGATGGGGCCGCAGTAA
- a CDS encoding LysR family transcriptional regulator, whose translation MELRQLRYFLSVVEHGSMGKAALELGLVTSALSQQISRLEGELSTRLLQRTSAGVVPTDAGLAFWRQAQLALRHIDAAALAARSARLSGHVSVGMAPSTASVLGVAFMQAMRARYPDVRLHLVESLSGYLASMLSARQIDLAVLFRAEPAQRWSVMSLLDERLFIIGAGDLEGMPTSASVRLKNLGKLPLILPSGTHGLRSLLSSAFTRAAYEPNIVAEVDGLALLMDAVRKGIGATIQPGAALARAENAMLKSVPVAEKYATRPNMIASISDDELSPAGLAARVVLADVARQLVSEGRWPGARLHMPQGSQKLKTT comes from the coding sequence ATGGAACTCAGACAACTACGCTATTTCCTCAGTGTCGTGGAACACGGAAGCATGGGCAAGGCCGCGCTGGAACTCGGCCTGGTCACTTCGGCGTTGAGCCAGCAGATCAGCCGTCTCGAAGGCGAATTGTCCACACGCCTGCTGCAACGTACGTCCGCCGGCGTCGTGCCGACCGACGCCGGTCTCGCTTTCTGGCGCCAGGCGCAACTGGCGCTACGTCATATCGACGCGGCCGCGCTCGCTGCGCGCTCCGCCCGTCTGTCGGGCCATGTGAGCGTCGGCATGGCGCCGAGCACGGCGAGCGTGCTGGGTGTCGCGTTCATGCAGGCGATGCGCGCGCGTTATCCCGATGTACGGCTGCACCTGGTTGAAAGTCTTTCGGGTTACCTCGCCTCCATGCTGAGCGCACGCCAGATCGATCTCGCCGTCCTGTTTCGCGCCGAACCCGCGCAACGCTGGAGTGTGATGTCGCTGCTGGACGAGCGGCTGTTCATCATCGGTGCGGGCGACCTCGAGGGGATGCCGACAAGCGCGTCCGTCCGGCTGAAAAATCTCGGCAAGCTTCCGCTCATTCTCCCGAGCGGCACGCACGGGCTTCGCTCGCTGCTGTCATCCGCGTTCACACGTGCCGCATACGAGCCGAACATCGTCGCCGAAGTGGACGGGCTGGCACTGCTGATGGATGCGGTGCGCAAGGGAATCGGCGCCACGATACAGCCGGGCGCGGCACTCGCGCGGGCCGAGAACGCGATGCTCAAGAGCGTGCCCGTCGCGGAGAAATACGCCACGCGCCCCAACATGATTGCCAGCATCTCCGACGACGAACTGTCTCCCGCCGGTCTCGCCGCGCGCGTGGTGCTTGCCGACGTCGCCCGGCAACTGGTGAGCGAAGGCCGCTGGCCCGGCGCGCGGCTGCACATGCCACAGGGTTCACAAAAACTGAAGACCACTTGA
- a CDS encoding MFS transporter, giving the protein MIPTEPIAGTSGGSPMTRAAAVLRVTSGNFLEQFDFFLFGFYATSISKVFFPSTSEFASLMLTFAVFGAGFLMRPLGAIFLGAYIDKVGRRTGLIVTLSIMASGTILIAGVPGYATIGLLAPVLVLVGRLLQGFSAGAELGGVSVYLAEMATPGRKGFYTSWQSASQQVAILMAAAIGYGLNQWLTAQQIGAWGWRVPFFIGCAIVPFLFLLRRSLQETAAFQARRHRPQAREVFSMLLRNWRVVVAGALLTAMTTTTFYLITVYTPTFGKSVLKLSTADSLMVTLLVAVSNFVWLPIGGTISDRVGRKPLLLGITVLAIFTAYPALSWLTDAPSFARMLIVLLWFSFFFGMYNGAMVAALTEVMPVEVRVAGFSLAFSLATALFGGFTPAVSTYLIQVTHDRAAPGYWLGFAAFCGFCATLGLYRRGARRNASAASA; this is encoded by the coding sequence ATGATCCCCACGGAACCGATTGCCGGCACGTCCGGCGGCTCGCCCATGACCCGCGCCGCCGCCGTGTTGCGCGTCACGAGCGGCAATTTCCTCGAACAGTTCGATTTCTTTCTGTTCGGCTTCTACGCGACATCGATCTCGAAGGTCTTCTTCCCGTCGACGAGCGAGTTCGCGTCGCTGATGCTTACCTTCGCCGTGTTCGGCGCGGGCTTCCTGATGCGTCCGCTCGGCGCGATCTTCCTGGGCGCCTACATCGACAAGGTGGGGCGGCGCACCGGGCTGATCGTCACGCTGTCCATCATGGCGAGCGGCACGATCCTGATCGCCGGTGTGCCGGGCTACGCGACGATCGGCCTGCTCGCGCCCGTACTCGTGCTGGTCGGGCGCTTGCTGCAGGGCTTTTCGGCCGGCGCGGAACTGGGCGGCGTGTCGGTCTATCTCGCCGAGATGGCGACGCCCGGCAGAAAGGGCTTTTATACGAGCTGGCAGTCCGCCAGCCAGCAGGTGGCCATCCTCATGGCGGCGGCCATCGGCTATGGCCTGAACCAATGGCTCACCGCGCAGCAGATCGGCGCATGGGGCTGGCGGGTGCCGTTTTTCATCGGCTGCGCGATCGTGCCGTTCCTGTTCCTGCTGCGCCGTTCTCTGCAGGAAACCGCCGCATTCCAGGCGCGTCGTCACCGTCCGCAGGCGCGCGAGGTGTTCAGCATGCTGCTTCGCAACTGGCGCGTCGTCGTTGCCGGCGCGCTGCTCACGGCGATGACGACCACCACGTTCTATCTCATCACCGTCTACACGCCGACGTTCGGCAAATCGGTGCTCAAGCTGTCGACCGCCGACAGCCTGATGGTGACGCTGCTCGTCGCGGTGTCGAACTTCGTGTGGCTGCCGATCGGCGGCACGATTTCCGACCGTGTCGGCCGCAAGCCGCTGCTGCTCGGCATTACCGTGCTCGCGATTTTCACGGCGTATCCGGCGCTTTCATGGCTCACCGATGCACCGAGCTTCGCACGCATGCTGATCGTGCTGCTGTGGTTCTCTTTCTTCTTCGGCATGTACAACGGCGCGATGGTCGCCGCGCTCACCGAAGTGATGCCGGTCGAAGTGCGCGTCGCCGGATTCTCGCTCGCGTTCAGTCTCGCAACGGCGCTGTTCGGCGGCTTCACGCCCGCGGTATCGACGTATTTGATCCAGGTCACCCACGACAGGGCGGCGCCCGGCTACTGGCTGGGTTTTGCAGCGTTCTGCGGTTTTTGCGCGACGCTCGGACTGTACCGGCGCGGTGCGCGGCGCAATGCATCGGCGGCCTCGGCCTGA
- a CDS encoding RbsD/FucU family protein, with product MLKHLDPLLHADILHALRAMGHGDEVVICDANFPAESVAQHTVVGRALRIDGADSARVVRAVLSVLPLDTFVDTPAWRMGVVGDPAAVPPVQREVQAEIDRAEGRAVPLAGIDRFAFYERAQQAYAVIVTGELRGYGCFIFKKGVLLSDAN from the coding sequence ATGCTCAAGCATCTCGATCCGCTGCTGCACGCCGACATCCTCCACGCGCTGCGCGCGATGGGCCACGGAGACGAAGTGGTGATCTGCGACGCGAACTTCCCGGCCGAATCCGTCGCGCAGCATACGGTGGTCGGTCGCGCGCTGCGGATCGACGGCGCCGATTCGGCGCGCGTCGTGCGCGCGGTGCTGTCGGTGCTGCCGCTCGACACCTTCGTCGATACGCCCGCATGGCGGATGGGAGTGGTCGGCGATCCGGCGGCGGTGCCGCCCGTGCAGCGCGAAGTGCAGGCCGAGATCGACCGCGCGGAAGGACGCGCGGTGCCGCTGGCGGGCATCGATCGCTTCGCGTTCTACGAGCGCGCGCAGCAGGCGTATGCGGTGATCGTCACCGGCGAGCTGCGCGGCTACGGCTGTTTCATCTTCAAAAAAGGCGTGTTGTTGAGCGACGCGAACTAA
- a CDS encoding PLP-dependent aminotransferase family protein, translated as MAEPRYKSIVDDMVGRIRAGALPPGTQLPTVRALMKQHGVALATASRVYGELEAMGLVVGEVGRGTFVRDTSLPRGLGLEQNPARSGAIDLTFNYPSLPGQVELLRTGLRGLAASGDLDALLHSAPQGGRRHERQTVAKHLRNRDIRVPGEQVLIVNGAQQGLAVTVMALLEPGDILAIDALTYPGMKALAQLHRLDLAPLPSRAGGGLDLDRLDALCRRRPVRALYTMPTLHNPLGWVMSEPDRLRLAELAERHDFLVIEDGAYAFLAEPAPKPVFTHAPERTVYVSGLSKSVASGLRVGFVAAPARLIPQLERAIRVSTWNTPSLTVALACQWIESGVVDTLEDRKRKDARRRQTLARRILRGGSIVAHPTSYYLWLEMPDDLRADRVAADLERDGVLVTTAEPFSTTPNTRHALRLALGSLSLDALGDALHKVRRAVIG; from the coding sequence ATGGCCGAGCCTCGATACAAATCCATCGTCGACGATATGGTCGGCCGCATTCGGGCCGGCGCACTGCCGCCCGGCACGCAGCTGCCCACCGTCCGCGCACTGATGAAGCAGCACGGCGTCGCGTTGGCCACCGCGTCGCGCGTGTATGGCGAACTCGAAGCGATGGGACTGGTGGTTGGCGAAGTGGGGAGAGGCACGTTCGTGCGCGACACCTCGCTGCCGCGCGGACTCGGGCTGGAGCAGAATCCCGCGCGATCCGGCGCAATCGACCTGACCTTCAACTACCCGTCGCTGCCCGGTCAGGTCGAACTGCTGCGCACGGGGCTGCGCGGTCTCGCCGCGTCCGGCGATCTCGATGCGCTGCTGCATTCCGCGCCGCAAGGTGGACGCAGGCACGAACGGCAAACCGTTGCGAAACATTTGCGCAACCGCGACATCCGCGTCCCCGGCGAACAGGTGCTGATCGTCAACGGAGCGCAACAGGGGCTGGCCGTGACGGTCATGGCGCTTCTCGAACCCGGCGACATTCTCGCCATCGACGCGCTGACCTACCCCGGCATGAAAGCGCTGGCGCAACTGCACCGGCTCGACCTGGCGCCGCTGCCGTCACGCGCGGGAGGCGGCCTGGATCTCGACCGGCTCGATGCACTCTGCCGGAGGCGCCCCGTGCGCGCGCTCTACACGATGCCCACGCTGCACAATCCGCTCGGCTGGGTGATGAGCGAGCCGGACCGGCTTCGCCTCGCCGAACTCGCCGAACGTCACGACTTTCTCGTCATCGAGGACGGCGCCTACGCATTCCTGGCCGAACCCGCGCCGAAGCCGGTCTTCACGCATGCGCCGGAGCGCACGGTCTACGTATCGGGGCTGTCGAAAAGCGTCGCGTCGGGCTTGAGAGTGGGCTTCGTTGCGGCGCCGGCGCGCCTGATACCGCAACTCGAGCGGGCGATCCGCGTGTCGACATGGAACACGCCGTCGCTCACCGTTGCCCTGGCGTGCCAGTGGATCGAAAGCGGAGTCGTCGACACGCTCGAGGACCGAAAGCGCAAGGATGCGCGGCGCAGACAGACGCTGGCGCGCCGCATTCTGCGCGGCGGATCGATCGTCGCGCACCCGACGTCCTACTACTTGTGGCTCGAAATGCCCGACGACCTGCGCGCCGACCGTGTCGCGGCCGATCTCGAGCGGGACGGTGTCCTCGTGACGACAGCCGAGCCGTTCTCGACGACGCCGAATACGCGTCACGCCCTTCGACTGGCGCTCGGCTCGCTGTCGCTCGATGCGCTCGGCGATGCGCTGCATAAAGTGCGCCGGGCCGTGATCGGCTGA
- the tcuA gene encoding FAD-dependent tricarballylate dehydrogenase TcuA, with product MVDVLVIGGGNAALCAALMAREAGASVLLLEAAPREWRGGNSQHTRNLRCMHDAPQDVLVDAYPEEEFWQDLLKVTGGITNEHLARLTIRASSTCRPWMHKHGVRFQPPLSGALHVARTNAFFMGGGKALVNAYYRSAEALGVDIRYDTPVDKLELDGGRFIAARSGRQRFEARACVLAAGGFESNREWLRQAWGQNERGEWPADNFLIRGTRFNTGVLIKHMIDAGADMIGDPSQSHCVAIDARAPLYDGGICTRIDCVSLGVVVNREAERFYDEGEDFWPKRYAIWGRLVAHQPGQIGYSIIDAKAIGRFMPPVFPGEKADSLPELARRLKLPEARFMETLTRYNDACRVGTFDHTALDDCHTEGLAPPKTHWARRIDTPPFYGYALRPGITFTYLGLRTNDRAQVHFGGEPSENLFVAGEMMAGNVLGKGYTAGVGMSIGTAFGRIAGTEAARAALNTTEACHAAA from the coding sequence ATGGTCGATGTGCTCGTAATCGGAGGAGGCAATGCCGCGCTATGCGCCGCATTGATGGCGCGCGAGGCGGGCGCGTCGGTCCTGCTTCTCGAAGCCGCGCCGCGCGAATGGCGCGGCGGCAACTCGCAACACACGCGCAATCTGCGCTGCATGCACGACGCGCCGCAGGATGTCCTCGTGGACGCTTATCCGGAGGAGGAATTCTGGCAGGACCTGCTGAAGGTCACCGGCGGCATCACCAACGAGCATCTGGCTCGGCTGACGATTCGCGCGTCGTCCACTTGCCGGCCGTGGATGCACAAGCACGGCGTGCGCTTTCAGCCGCCGCTGTCCGGCGCGCTGCATGTCGCCCGAACGAACGCATTCTTCATGGGCGGCGGCAAGGCGCTCGTCAACGCGTACTACCGCAGCGCCGAAGCGCTCGGCGTCGACATCCGCTACGACACGCCCGTCGATAAGCTGGAACTCGACGGCGGACGTTTCATCGCGGCGCGCAGCGGCCGCCAGCGTTTCGAAGCGCGCGCCTGCGTACTGGCGGCGGGCGGCTTCGAATCGAACCGCGAATGGTTGCGGCAGGCGTGGGGGCAAAACGAGCGGGGCGAATGGCCCGCCGACAACTTCCTGATTCGTGGCACGCGCTTCAATACGGGCGTGCTCATCAAGCACATGATCGACGCGGGCGCAGACATGATCGGTGATCCGTCGCAGTCGCATTGCGTCGCCATCGACGCGCGCGCGCCGTTGTATGACGGCGGCATCTGCACGCGTATCGACTGCGTGTCGCTCGGTGTCGTGGTCAATCGAGAGGCGGAGCGTTTCTACGACGAAGGCGAGGATTTCTGGCCCAAGCGCTATGCGATCTGGGGCCGGCTCGTCGCGCATCAGCCGGGGCAGATCGGCTATTCGATCATCGACGCCAAAGCGATTGGCCGCTTCATGCCGCCGGTGTTTCCGGGCGAAAAGGCTGACAGCCTGCCGGAACTGGCGCGCAGGCTGAAGCTGCCCGAAGCGCGCTTCATGGAAACCCTCACACGCTATAACGACGCATGCCGGGTCGGCACCTTCGATCACACGGCGCTCGACGACTGCCATACCGAAGGCCTCGCGCCCCCCAAGACCCATTGGGCGCGCCGCATCGATACGCCGCCGTTTTACGGTTACGCGCTGCGACCGGGCATCACCTTCACCTATCTCGGTCTCAGGACCAACGACCGCGCGCAGGTTCACTTCGGCGGCGAGCCGAGCGAGAACCTTTTCGTTGCCGGCGAAATGATGGCGGGCAACGTGCTCGGCAAGGGCTATACGGCAGGCGTGGGCATGTCGATCGGCACGGCGTTCGGGCGTATCGCCGGTACAGAAGCCGCACGCGCCGCACTCAATACAACGGAGGCTTGCCATGCAGCGGCTTGA
- the garD gene encoding galactarate dehydratase has translation MTASPLYIRVHPDDNVAIVVNDGGLPEGATFADGLTLREGVPQGHKVALADLAAGDPVIRYNVVIGYALTELRRGSWVNERTMRMPEPPGLDNLPLATRRAPPLPPLEGSTFEGFRNPDGSVGTRNILAITTTVQCVAGVVEHAVKRIKAELLPRYPNVDDVVGLEHTYGCGVAIDAPDADIPIRTLRNISLNPNFGGEVMTVSLGCEKLQPDRLLPPGAIPVVAAEGEPDNGGVVCLQDAAHVGFQSMIDSIMTMAESHLERLNRRRRETCPASDLVVGVQCGGSDAFSGLTANPAVGFAADLLVRAGATIMFSEVTEVRDGVAQLTSRAASEEVAREIVREMDWYDRYLQRGRVDRSANTTPGNKKGGLSNIVEKAMGSIVKSGSAPIAGVVRPGERARQKGLLYTATPASDFICGTLQLAAGMNLHVFTTGRGTPYGLAQVPVIKVATRSDLARRWHDLMDLDAGQIATGAATIEDVGWELFRLMLDVASGKRRTWAEQWKLANALVLFNPAPVT, from the coding sequence ATGACTGCTTCCCCGCTCTATATCCGCGTGCATCCGGACGACAACGTCGCGATCGTAGTCAACGACGGCGGCCTGCCCGAAGGCGCGACGTTCGCCGACGGGCTGACGCTGCGCGAAGGCGTGCCGCAGGGGCACAAGGTCGCGCTCGCCGATCTCGCGGCCGGCGATCCGGTTATCCGCTACAACGTGGTGATCGGCTACGCGCTGACCGAGCTGCGGCGCGGCAGCTGGGTCAACGAGCGCACGATGCGGATGCCCGAGCCGCCGGGGCTCGACAACCTGCCGCTCGCGACGCGTCGCGCGCCGCCGCTGCCGCCGCTCGAAGGCTCTACGTTCGAAGGTTTCCGCAATCCGGACGGCTCGGTCGGCACGCGCAACATCCTCGCGATCACGACGACGGTGCAGTGCGTGGCGGGCGTCGTCGAGCACGCGGTGAAGCGGATCAAGGCCGAACTGCTGCCGCGCTACCCGAACGTCGACGACGTGGTCGGGCTCGAGCACACGTACGGCTGCGGCGTCGCGATCGACGCACCCGACGCCGACATCCCGATCCGCACGCTGCGCAACATCAGCCTGAACCCGAACTTCGGCGGCGAGGTGATGACGGTCAGCCTCGGCTGCGAGAAGCTGCAGCCGGACCGCCTGCTGCCGCCGGGCGCGATTCCGGTCGTCGCGGCCGAAGGCGAGCCGGACAACGGCGGCGTCGTCTGCCTGCAGGACGCCGCGCACGTCGGCTTCCAGTCGATGATCGATTCGATCATGACGATGGCCGAATCGCATCTCGAACGGCTGAACCGCCGGCGTCGCGAGACGTGTCCCGCGTCGGATCTGGTGGTCGGCGTGCAGTGCGGCGGCAGCGATGCGTTCTCCGGATTGACGGCCAATCCGGCGGTCGGCTTCGCGGCCGACCTGCTCGTGCGCGCCGGCGCGACGATCATGTTCTCCGAGGTGACCGAAGTGCGCGACGGCGTTGCGCAGCTGACGTCGCGCGCGGCGAGCGAGGAGGTCGCGCGCGAGATCGTCCGCGAGATGGACTGGTACGACCGCTATCTGCAGCGCGGCCGTGTCGACCGCAGCGCGAACACGACGCCCGGCAACAAGAAGGGCGGGCTGTCGAACATCGTCGAGAAGGCGATGGGCTCGATCGTGAAGTCGGGCAGCGCGCCGATCGCCGGCGTCGTGCGGCCGGGCGAGCGCGCCCGGCAAAAGGGGCTGCTCTACACGGCGACGCCCGCGAGCGATTTCATCTGCGGCACGCTGCAGCTCGCGGCCGGGATGAACCTGCACGTGTTCACGACGGGGCGCGGCACGCCGTACGGGCTCGCGCAGGTGCCGGTGATCAAGGTCGCGACGCGCAGCGATCTCGCGCGCCGCTGGCACGACCTGATGGATCTCGACGCGGGGCAGATCGCGACCGGCGCCGCGACGATCGAGGACGTCGGCTGGGAGCTGTTCCGGCTGATGCTCGACGTCGCAAGCGGCAAGCGTCGCACGTGGGCCGAGCAATGGAAGCTCGCGAATGCGCTCGTGTTGTTCAATCCGGCGCCGGTGACCTGA
- the tcuB gene encoding tricarballylate utilization 4Fe-4S protein TcuB, with product MQRLDALVSERTRTAASIEAERTAPATSPRVIPILPMSDSESEVARQMQICNACRYCEGFCAVFPAMTRRLEFGKADVHYLANLCHNCGACYHACQYAPPHEFAVNVPKAMAQVRLETYTEYAFPRAFGALYKRNGLTLSVALAAGLALFLLLGTALRGGLSAEVPSGSFYAIFPHNLLATMFGAVFLFAILALGVGVTRFWRDAAAGTASASAPAVREAAKHALTLKYLDGGHGDGCNEASDAFTLARRRFHHLTFYGFMLCFAATAVATLYHYLFGREAPYPFVSAPVLLGTAGGIGLIVGPAGLLWLNLTRNPERGDTRQRPMDRGFIALLLLTSASGLALLALRATAAMPSLLAVHLGIVMALFATLPYGKFAHGVFRSAALLKSSIDKRQRHSLNLGSD from the coding sequence ATGCAGCGGCTTGATGCGCTCGTATCCGAACGCACGCGCACGGCGGCGTCGATCGAGGCGGAACGAACGGCGCCGGCCACGAGCCCGCGCGTGATCCCGATCCTGCCGATGAGCGACAGCGAAAGCGAAGTCGCGCGGCAGATGCAGATCTGCAACGCGTGTCGCTATTGCGAAGGCTTCTGCGCCGTGTTTCCGGCGATGACGCGCCGGCTCGAATTCGGCAAGGCGGACGTCCACTATCTCGCGAATCTTTGCCACAACTGCGGCGCGTGCTATCACGCATGCCAGTACGCGCCGCCGCACGAATTCGCCGTGAACGTGCCGAAGGCAATGGCGCAAGTGCGGCTCGAAACCTACACGGAATACGCGTTTCCCCGCGCGTTCGGCGCGCTGTACAAGCGCAACGGGCTGACGCTATCCGTGGCACTGGCGGCGGGGCTCGCACTCTTTCTGCTGCTCGGCACGGCGCTGCGTGGCGGCCTTTCGGCGGAAGTCCCGTCGGGCAGCTTCTATGCGATCTTCCCGCACAATCTGCTCGCGACGATGTTTGGTGCGGTCTTCCTGTTCGCGATTCTCGCGCTCGGCGTCGGCGTCACGCGCTTCTGGCGCGACGCGGCGGCGGGAACGGCGAGCGCGAGCGCGCCTGCCGTCAGGGAGGCCGCGAAGCATGCGCTGACGCTCAAATATCTCGATGGCGGCCACGGCGACGGCTGCAATGAAGCAAGCGACGCGTTCACGCTCGCGCGGCGCCGTTTTCATCACCTGACGTTTTACGGCTTCATGCTCTGCTTCGCGGCGACGGCGGTCGCAACCCTCTATCACTACCTGTTCGGGCGCGAAGCGCCGTATCCGTTCGTGAGCGCGCCGGTGTTGCTGGGTACAGCGGGCGGTATCGGGCTGATAGTCGGGCCGGCAGGCCTCCTGTGGCTGAATCTGACGCGCAATCCCGAGCGCGGCGATACGCGCCAGCGTCCCATGGATCGCGGCTTCATCGCGCTGCTGCTGCTGACGAGCGCATCCGGTCTCGCGCTGCTCGCGTTGCGTGCGACGGCCGCGATGCCGTCATTGCTCGCAGTCCACCTGGGCATCGTCATGGCGCTCTTTGCCACGCTTCCCTACGGCAAGTTCGCGCACGGCGTTTTCCGTTCGGCCGCGCTGCTCAAGTCGTCGATCGACAAGCGGCAACGCCATTCATTGAACCTCGGTTCCGACTAG
- a CDS encoding nuclear transport factor 2 family protein gives MNTVQSTHTDLIDRYFDAWNESDVVRRRALIDATYASDATYRDPLMTGDGHAGIDTMIAAVQARFPAYRFRRTTDVDAFGQHLRFSWALVSPDGAAIVKGSDFGTVDAAGRLKSVTGFIDEMPAAAA, from the coding sequence ATGAACACCGTCCAGTCCACCCACACCGACCTGATCGACCGCTACTTCGACGCGTGGAACGAATCCGACGTCGTGCGGCGGCGCGCGCTGATCGACGCGACCTACGCAAGCGACGCGACGTATCGCGATCCGCTGATGACCGGCGACGGCCACGCGGGCATCGACACGATGATCGCGGCCGTGCAGGCGCGTTTTCCCGCGTATCGCTTTCGCCGCACGACCGACGTCGATGCGTTCGGCCAGCACCTGCGCTTTTCGTGGGCGCTGGTATCGCCGGACGGCGCGGCGATCGTGAAAGGCTCGGACTTCGGCACCGTCGACGCGGCGGGCCGCCTGAAGTCGGTGACGGGCTTCATCGACGAAATGCCGGCCGCGGCGGCGTGA
- a CDS encoding LysE family translocator: MIETSTLLIFAGAVMALLLSPGPNMAFVMAHGMAYGLRGGAAAALGIGLADLVLTLLTATGVTAMVAAWPPSFDLIRYAGAAYLLWMAYKAMRRPGELGRVAASQATLRAVFVRAMLNSLLNPKALLFFMVFLPQFADPGKGAVGHQLIVLGCVLTAISTVFHALLGSVGGTVRRFLGRHARAAKLQSRGLAALLVLLAVRLAVMSRPV; the protein is encoded by the coding sequence ATGATCGAGACATCCACCTTGTTGATCTTCGCGGGCGCGGTCATGGCGCTGCTGCTGTCTCCGGGCCCCAACATGGCCTTCGTGATGGCGCACGGCATGGCCTACGGACTTCGCGGCGGCGCGGCGGCGGCGCTCGGTATCGGCCTCGCCGATCTGGTCCTCACGCTGCTGACGGCGACCGGCGTGACGGCGATGGTCGCCGCATGGCCGCCGTCGTTCGACCTGATCCGCTATGCGGGCGCGGCCTATCTGCTGTGGATGGCCTACAAGGCGATGCGTCGACCGGGTGAACTGGGTCGTGTCGCTGCTTCCCAGGCGACGCTGCGCGCGGTGTTCGTGCGCGCCATGCTGAACAGCCTGCTGAATCCGAAGGCGTTGCTGTTCTTCATGGTTTTTCTGCCGCAGTTCGCGGATCCCGGCAAGGGCGCGGTCGGGCATCAGCTGATCGTGCTCGGCTGTGTGCTGACTGCGATCAGCACGGTGTTTCACGCGCTGCTCGGCAGTGTCGGCGGCACGGTGCGCCGCTTCCTCGGCCGCCATGCGCGCGCGGCGAAGCTGCAGTCTCGCGGACTGGCCGCGCTGCTCGTGCTGCTGGCCGTTCGGCTGGCGGTGATGTCTCGTCCCGTCTGA